In Argiope bruennichi chromosome 4, qqArgBrue1.1, whole genome shotgun sequence, a single window of DNA contains:
- the LOC129966998 gene encoding B-cell CLL/lymphoma 7 protein family member A-like → MMSRSIRAETRSRAKDDIKRVMQAIDKVRKWEKKWVTIGDTTMKIYKWVPVPTTREAQSRTKGKGTSCRGNKENIEKCLPNDGKSPSGKSSPVSSESKHMCTRESSSISSVMEESSLGFADISQDSRAASDDATNLSMENSSDAQFPDSQPDASLHLKSEDMSEDSCEPPLKKRLSSDMKD, encoded by the exons ATGATGTCCAGATCGATTCGTGCAGAAACTCGTAGTCGAGCAAAAGATGATATTAAGCGTGTTATGCAAGCCATCGATAAAGTTCGTAaatg GGAGAAAAAATGGGTGACAATTGGTGATACAACTATGAAGATTTATAAATGGGTTCCTG TGCCAACCACCCGAGAAGCACAA AGTCGTACTAAAGGAAAAGGCACATCATGTAGAGGAAATAAGGAGAACATTGAGAAATGTCTTCCAAATGACGGAAAGTCACCAAGTGGTAAAA GTTCACCTGTTAGTAGTGAGAGCAAACACATGTGTACTAGAGAATCCAGTTCCATTTCTAGTGTCATGGAAGAATCAAGTTTAG gtTTTGCAGACATAAGTCAAGATTCTCGAGCTGCTAGCGATGATGCTACAAATTTAAGCATGGAAAATAGTAGTGATGCTCAGTTTCCAGATAGCCAGCCAG ATGCATCGTTACATCTGAAATCAGAAGATATGAGTGAAGACAGCTGTGAACcacctttaaaaaaaagactttccaGTGATATGAAAGACTAA